From the Cohaesibacter sp. ES.047 genome, one window contains:
- a CDS encoding glucose dehydrogenase — MSDIATSPSNPSGRHETVWGVKILGWVCVLFGAVILAGGIWLIFLGGSWYYGIAGLGLTATGILLNRYMMASVWLYLVVWVGTVAWAWWEVGADWWAEVPRLVAPTLILLLVLLCIPALKRHSSKH; from the coding sequence ATGTCCGACATCGCAACATCCCCCTCCAATCCGTCAGGCCGTCATGAAACGGTCTGGGGCGTCAAGATCCTCGGCTGGGTCTGCGTCCTTTTCGGTGCGGTCATTCTGGCTGGGGGCATCTGGCTGATCTTTCTTGGCGGAAGTTGGTATTACGGCATCGCGGGCCTTGGCCTGACGGCCACCGGTATCCTGCTGAACCGCTACATGATGGCGTCCGTCTGGCTTTATCTCGTTGTCTGGGTCGGAACGGTCGCCTGGGCTTGGTGGGAAGTCGGAGCCGACTGGTGGGCCGAGGTCCCGCGACTTGTCGCACCGACCCTGATCCTCCTTCTTGTGCTGCTCTGTATTCCAGCGCTGAAACGCCACTCTTCCAAACATTGA
- a CDS encoding phosphatase PAP2 family protein, with protein MKSEYVIALIKWSRRHVELTTLSLLSVTLVAIWTLAELIEEVAEGSTQSLDRDILLLLRTSGDLSDPIGPWWLEEMGRDLTALGGVAVLVLTTLIASVFFLLRHRWTSMLYLVATVGSGIVLSSIAKEFFDRPRPDLVPHGSMVQTASFPSGHSMMAAIVYLSIGVLIARVQPGLILKVYILMVAVLLTILVGISRVYMGVHWPTDVAAGWLAGGVWAMICLMVADRLAKRGHMEHEAHEDA; from the coding sequence ATGAAGTCCGAATACGTAATCGCACTCATTAAATGGAGCCGCCGCCACGTCGAGCTCACGACATTGTCCCTTTTGAGCGTCACTTTGGTCGCGATATGGACGCTGGCAGAATTAATTGAAGAAGTTGCCGAAGGCTCAACCCAAAGCCTTGATCGTGATATCCTCTTGCTTCTGCGAACATCTGGCGATCTATCCGATCCGATCGGCCCGTGGTGGCTGGAAGAAATGGGACGCGATCTGACGGCCCTGGGCGGGGTCGCCGTCCTTGTTCTCACAACACTTATAGCTTCTGTGTTCTTCTTGCTGCGTCACCGCTGGACGTCGATGCTGTATCTAGTCGCAACAGTAGGAAGCGGTATCGTGCTCAGCAGTATCGCAAAAGAATTCTTTGATCGCCCTCGACCCGATCTGGTGCCCCATGGGTCAATGGTCCAAACAGCCAGCTTTCCCTCGGGGCATTCCATGATGGCCGCGATTGTCTATCTGTCGATAGGAGTGCTGATTGCCCGCGTCCAGCCAGGGCTTATTCTCAAGGTCTATATCTTGATGGTCGCTGTTTTGTTGACGATTCTTGTCGGAATAAGCAGAGTTTACATGGGTGTCCACTGGCCTACCGATGTTGCTGCGGGCTGGCTCGCAGGAGGGGTGTGGGCAATGATTTGCCTGATGGTCGCCGACAGATTGGCCAAGCGCGGTCATATGGAGCACGAAGCTCACGAGGATGCCTGA
- a CDS encoding CAP domain-containing protein: protein MALRLLIAALLAGTVTMVQAESVMDGLRERALELVNTSRADEGLPTLTAGEDLNASAMAHAQDMLKRNYYSHTSPEGEGPRERYLEAGGSEWELVAENIAKCTSCQTPPDINRVEAFHKGWMNSAEHRANILRKGLSRFGFATASSDNVIYAVQTFAGPGTTRGDGTEALSVGDATEMALDQLNAARSKAGLPQIKASDTLTNSAASMLPEDLSGYRLKDLKGLSEIEGNWARLSAVAGACSGCGQELVAGDVRSFLSDWLSEGNPNRERLFDKNFTHAGFELLADGEGRKFGLLLLAE from the coding sequence ATGGCTCTGAGACTACTCATCGCCGCTTTACTGGCCGGCACTGTTACCATGGTTCAGGCAGAGAGCGTCATGGACGGACTGCGCGAGCGTGCGCTCGAGCTCGTCAACACATCGCGTGCAGACGAAGGCCTGCCCACACTGACGGCAGGCGAAGATTTGAACGCCTCCGCGATGGCCCATGCACAGGACATGCTGAAACGAAACTATTATTCTCACACCTCCCCCGAAGGTGAAGGGCCGAGAGAGCGCTACCTTGAAGCCGGCGGCAGTGAGTGGGAACTGGTGGCCGAAAATATCGCCAAATGCACGAGTTGTCAGACGCCCCCGGACATCAACCGGGTCGAGGCATTTCACAAGGGATGGATGAACAGCGCCGAACACCGCGCCAATATCTTGCGCAAAGGGCTGTCACGGTTCGGCTTTGCGACAGCGTCGAGCGACAACGTCATCTATGCCGTTCAAACCTTCGCTGGGCCCGGCACGACGCGGGGTGATGGCACCGAAGCACTCTCCGTGGGAGACGCCACGGAGATGGCTCTCGATCAGCTCAACGCGGCCCGGTCCAAAGCAGGGTTGCCGCAGATCAAAGCCAGCGACACCCTGACAAATAGCGCCGCCAGTATGCTCCCCGAAGACCTGTCTGGATATCGCCTAAAAGACTTGAAGGGTCTATCGGAAATCGAGGGAAACTGGGCTCGACTATCCGCTGTTGCGGGAGCGTGCAGCGGATGTGGTCAAGAGTTGGTGGCAGGTGATGTGAGGAGTTTTCTGTCGGACTGGTTAAGTGAGGGGAACCCGAACCGTGAGCGGCTATTCGATAAGAACTTCACGCACGCGGGCTTCGAATTGCTAGCAGACGGAGAAGGACGCAAGTTCGGGCTCTTGCTGCTAGCAGAATGA
- a CDS encoding AI-2E family transporter, with translation MSDKGLSPADGHSAWHKANPWLITIIVIILSGWALRAMTTVVVPVILAFFLTLMVRPLDRMTAAHLPTRIAWLGHVVALATVLCGVGLFVTCLWIAAGQIADQFSGAEKMPLMSWLDLDMRADATAAPDRQGTNTESSILLRETYTSAVKSLGDAASQWISGFANSVINKTGRTLGGVIFVIFLTLLMLVEAPHWSEKLDAVASRRTNRDMQNTLRVISERLMRYLVTRTVMGLLTAALYALWLWLFGVDLLLVWGFLAFLLNFVPTIGSLVAGVLPVIYAFVQKDPSSALIIGGGVLVIEQVIGNFIDPRVQGQQVSVSPLVVLIVLALWGWLWGIIGTVLAVPITITVIIAFSHFDTLRPIALFLSNETSMEDLDRIANTKRF, from the coding sequence ATGTCAGACAAAGGCCTTTCCCCAGCAGATGGACACAGCGCATGGCATAAAGCGAACCCTTGGCTGATCACCATTATTGTGATCATTCTCTCGGGTTGGGCTCTTCGTGCGATGACGACCGTTGTGGTGCCGGTCATTCTGGCCTTTTTTCTTACGCTGATGGTTCGTCCTCTCGACAGAATGACGGCAGCGCATTTGCCTACAAGGATCGCTTGGTTGGGGCATGTTGTCGCGCTTGCTACTGTCCTGTGTGGCGTGGGGCTTTTTGTAACCTGCCTTTGGATCGCGGCGGGACAGATTGCAGATCAGTTTTCCGGGGCCGAAAAAATGCCGCTCATGTCTTGGTTGGATCTTGATATGCGTGCCGACGCAACCGCCGCACCAGACAGACAGGGTACAAATACAGAATCCAGCATACTTCTGCGAGAAACCTATACCAGCGCAGTGAAATCACTGGGAGATGCGGCATCGCAGTGGATCTCGGGATTTGCCAACAGTGTAATCAACAAGACTGGTAGGACGCTTGGAGGGGTGATTTTCGTCATCTTCCTGACCTTGCTGATGCTGGTTGAAGCTCCGCACTGGAGCGAAAAACTGGATGCGGTCGCATCTCGGCGTACAAACCGCGATATGCAGAACACCCTACGTGTCATTTCCGAGAGACTCATGCGCTACCTTGTCACCCGCACGGTGATGGGCTTATTGACAGCGGCGCTCTATGCGCTTTGGTTATGGCTTTTCGGGGTCGACCTGCTGCTGGTATGGGGATTTCTGGCCTTCCTGCTGAATTTTGTTCCCACGATAGGATCCCTCGTTGCTGGCGTGCTGCCAGTGATCTACGCGTTTGTCCAGAAAGACCCATCGTCCGCATTGATCATCGGAGGTGGCGTTCTGGTCATCGAACAGGTAATCGGTAACTTTATCGACCCAAGAGTTCAGGGACAGCAAGTGTCTGTTTCACCTCTGGTGGTGTTGATTGTGTTGGCACTTTGGGGCTGGCTATGGGGGATCATTGGCACCGTTCTGGCTGTGCCGATCACTATCACCGTAATAATCGCCTTCAGTCATTTCGATACTCTGCGGCCCATCGCGCTTTTCCTGAGCAACGAGACCTCTATGGAGGATCTGGACCGGATAGCCAACACCAAGCGCTTCTAA
- a CDS encoding PRC-barrel domain-containing protein: MKRLLLATAAAALVSTPVLADMINYSNLIRTRDITGGTIYTMNESYDEGSWEADTYYTSTAEGWNDIGEIEDVILNREGKMIGIVAEVGGFLDIGDKHVMLPVEDVKLVAVDDESYSYVTRLSEEQLEERESVDEGWWD; encoded by the coding sequence ATGAAACGTCTTCTTCTTGCAACCGCCGCAGCTGCTCTTGTCTCGACACCCGTCCTCGCCGACATGATCAACTATTCCAACCTGATCCGGACCCGCGACATTACTGGCGGCACCATCTACACCATGAACGAGTCCTACGACGAGGGGTCTTGGGAAGCCGACACTTATTACACGAGTACCGCCGAAGGATGGAATGATATCGGTGAAATTGAAGATGTGATCCTTAACCGAGAAGGCAAAATGATTGGCATTGTTGCCGAAGTCGGCGGTTTTCTCGACATTGGTGACAAACATGTGATGCTACCAGTAGAGGATGTGAAGCTTGTCGCCGTTGACGACGAGAGCTATTCCTACGTCACGCGTCTTTCCGAAGAACAGCTCGAAGAGCGAGAAAGTGTTGACGAAGGCTGGTGGGACTGA
- a CDS encoding DUF3008 family protein: MPAKSKAQQKAAGAALSAKRGETKKSALQGAACEMLDSMSEEQLEDFASTERKGKPDHKR; encoded by the coding sequence ATGCCAGCCAAATCGAAAGCACAACAGAAAGCCGCCGGGGCGGCACTTTCCGCCAAACGGGGAGAGACAAAAAAGAGCGCATTGCAGGGTGCCGCTTGCGAAATGCTCGACTCGATGTCTGAAGAGCAACTCGAAGATTTTGCTAGCACCGAGCGCAAGGGGAAACCCGATCACAAGCGCTGA
- a CDS encoding DJ-1/PfpI family protein, which produces MKQLTEAGATVHVATLDGEAIGGWKASDWGDRVEADLKISDVNVEDYICLVLPGGQINPDIFRTDKVTVQKVRDFVANDKIVAAICHAPWLLIEAGVVEDREMTSYHSIRTDLKNAGDLNAVPWEASIERFQRIGGLIDPRDDHGYNATYDAQSPWMLWPLDHVFHQKAFTVDRFEVLRSFGSDHYPVEAVLCHKRSDNPPPRLQKNDISEAKKDIRVALQSGNDWSGASFRSKQTKQPKIQH; this is translated from the coding sequence ATAAAACAACTAACAGAAGCTGGCGCAACCGTTCACGTTGCGACCCTGGACGGCGAAGCCATCGGAGGGTGGAAGGCCAGCGATTGGGGTGATCGTGTCGAGGCAGACCTCAAGATTTCCGACGTCAACGTCGAAGACTACATCTGTCTCGTCCTGCCTGGTGGCCAGATCAACCCTGATATCTTTCGGACCGATAAGGTGACCGTTCAGAAGGTGCGAGATTTCGTCGCCAATGACAAGATTGTCGCTGCGATCTGCCACGCGCCATGGCTTCTGATCGAAGCCGGTGTCGTTGAAGACCGCGAGATGACGTCTTACCACTCGATCCGCACCGATCTGAAGAATGCCGGCGATCTGAATGCCGTTCCCTGGGAGGCCTCCATCGAGAGATTCCAGCGTATTGGCGGTCTGATTGATCCAAGAGACGATCATGGTTACAATGCGACCTATGATGCGCAGTCACCATGGATGCTGTGGCCGTTGGATCATGTCTTCCACCAAAAGGCCTTCACAGTGGACAGGTTTGAGGTTCTTCGGAGCTTTGGCTCAGACCACTACCCTGTCGAGGCCGTGCTTTGTCACAAGCGAAGTGACAACCCGCCACCTCGGTTACAGAAGAATGACATTTCTGAAGCAAAGAAAGACATCCGTGTCGCCTTGCAATCGGGCAACGACTGGTCGGGTGCGTCATTTCGGTCGAAGCAAACCAAGCAACCAAAGATACAGCACTAG